A single Thermaerobacter sp. FW80 DNA region contains:
- the sigE gene encoding RNA polymerase sporulation sigma factor SigE, whose protein sequence is MRHHWLRLKWSVRLAILRWLLRSGVARLPVHYLGGSQALPPPLTADEEELLLDRLDDDDPAARHTLIERNLRLVVYIARKFDNTGIPLEDLVSIGTIGLIKAVNTFDPSKRIKLATYASKCIENEILMHLRRTSRTRYEVSLDEPLNVDWEGNELLLSDVIPATDGDVIYRDLEAKVDRQLLYRALARLSPRERLIMELRFGLVDGIERTQKQVADHLGISQSYISRLEKRIINRLRREIRKME, encoded by the coding sequence ATGCGGCATCACTGGCTCCGGTTGAAGTGGTCCGTGCGGCTGGCCATCCTGCGGTGGTTGCTGCGCTCGGGCGTGGCGCGGCTGCCCGTGCACTACCTCGGGGGCAGCCAGGCCCTGCCCCCGCCGCTCACGGCCGACGAGGAGGAGCTGCTGCTGGACCGCCTGGACGACGACGACCCCGCCGCCCGTCACACCCTGATCGAGCGCAACCTGCGCCTGGTGGTCTACATCGCGCGCAAGTTCGACAACACCGGCATCCCCCTCGAGGACCTGGTCTCCATCGGGACCATCGGTCTGATCAAGGCCGTGAACACCTTCGATCCGTCCAAGCGGATCAAGCTGGCCACGTACGCCTCCAAGTGCATCGAGAACGAGATCCTCATGCACCTGCGGCGCACCAGCCGCACGCGGTACGAGGTCTCCCTGGACGAGCCGCTCAACGTGGACTGGGAGGGCAACGAGCTCTTGCTCTCGGACGTGATCCCGGCCACGGACGGCGACGTGATCTATCGCGACCTGGAGGCCAAGGTGGACCGCCAGCTGCTCTACCGGGCCCTGGCGCGGCTCAGCCCGCGGGAGCGGCTGATCATGGAGCTGCGATTCGGCCTGGTGGACGGCATCGAGCGCACCCAGAAGCAGGTGGCCGACCACCTGGGCATCTCGCAATCGTACATCTCGCGCCTGGAGAAGCGCATCATCAACCGCTTGCGCCGGGAGATCCGGAAGATGGAGTAG
- a CDS encoding cell division protein SepF — MGWMDRLLSLIGFEVEEEVVEAAAAEEPQDGTTTTRRRDGRPSRERPEGAAGRPGQLVPLVSGPRSQRVVIARPRSFDEVQDIAEHLKNRRPLILNLEDTDKETAQRILNFLSGTIYALNGEMYRIANGVVFFAPQNVETVVDRPDFLSRD, encoded by the coding sequence ATGGGGTGGATGGACCGGCTGCTCTCCCTGATCGGCTTCGAGGTCGAGGAGGAGGTGGTCGAGGCCGCCGCGGCCGAGGAGCCGCAAGACGGCACGACCACGACGCGACGCCGGGACGGTCGCCCCTCGCGGGAGCGGCCGGAGGGGGCCGCCGGGCGGCCGGGGCAGCTGGTGCCCCTGGTCTCCGGTCCCCGCTCCCAACGGGTGGTCATCGCCCGCCCCCGGTCCTTCGACGAGGTCCAGGACATCGCCGAGCACCTGAAGAACCGGCGGCCGCTGATCCTCAACCTCGAGGACACCGACAAGGAGACGGCGCAGCGCATCCTCAACTTCTTGAGCGGCACCATCTACGCCCTCAACGGGGAGATGTACCGCATCGCCAACGGCGTCGTGTTCTTCGCCCCGCAGAACGTGGAGACCGTGGTCGACCGTCCGGACTTCCTCAGCCGCGACTGA
- a CDS encoding YggT family protein: MTDWIVTFLVRVIHGLATAFFWLLLIRVIMSWFVQGNYNRTFHDVYRVLVQLTEPILAPIRRVMPATGPMDLSPLVALLLIRLVETLLVRLLLAVA, translated from the coding sequence TTGACCGACTGGATCGTGACGTTCCTCGTCCGGGTGATCCACGGCCTCGCCACGGCGTTCTTCTGGCTGCTGCTGATCCGCGTGATCATGTCGTGGTTCGTCCAGGGTAACTACAACCGCACGTTTCACGATGTCTATCGTGTACTGGTCCAACTGACGGAGCCGATCCTGGCCCCGATCCGGCGGGTGATGCCCGCCACCGGGCCGATGGACCTGTCGCCGCTGGTCGCCCTCTTGCTGATCCGGCTGGTGGAGACCCTGCTGGTGCGGCTGCTTCTGGCGGTGGCGTGA
- a CDS encoding polyphenol oxidase family protein — MTAALPRDASPPMRRESVAGLEWLVLPQAPPWLFLAFTTRRGGVSEGPWAELNLGRSTGDEPARVEANRQRVLEAAGPGWRWVAMPRMVHGADVSVVRAEAPWPPGEAPAADALVTTDPGVLLWATFADCVPVFLWGEAEPSPATAGVAPRDGAGAAPGPRRGVALAHAGWRGTLAGVAPAAARTLARAMGVGTHRLNALIGPSIGPCCFEVDEPVLQRLARRLPWAEEVLAPSPRGAGYRHWDLWETNRRLLVEAGLDPRRIAVAALCTACDTASFFSHRASGGRTGRMAGLIGIRPGIRPGG, encoded by the coding sequence GTGACCGCCGCGCTCCCACGGGACGCCTCCCCGCCCATGCGCCGGGAGTCGGTGGCGGGTTTGGAGTGGCTGGTTCTTCCCCAGGCCCCGCCGTGGCTCTTCCTGGCCTTCACCACCCGCCGGGGCGGCGTGAGCGAGGGACCCTGGGCGGAGCTCAACCTGGGTCGGTCCACCGGGGACGAACCGGCCCGGGTGGAGGCCAACCGCCAGCGCGTGCTGGAGGCGGCCGGTCCCGGCTGGCGGTGGGTGGCCATGCCGCGCATGGTCCACGGCGCCGACGTGAGCGTGGTCCGCGCCGAGGCGCCGTGGCCCCCGGGGGAGGCGCCCGCGGCCGACGCGCTGGTGACCACGGACCCCGGCGTCCTGCTGTGGGCCACCTTTGCCGACTGCGTCCCCGTCTTCCTGTGGGGCGAGGCGGAGCCCTCCCCCGCGACGGCCGGTGTCGCCCCGCGGGATGGGGCCGGGGCGGCACCCGGACCGCGTCGCGGGGTGGCCCTGGCCCATGCCGGCTGGCGCGGCACCCTGGCCGGGGTGGCGCCGGCGGCGGCCCGCACCCTGGCGAGGGCCATGGGCGTGGGCACTCACCGTCTCAACGCCCTGATCGGTCCCTCCATCGGCCCCTGCTGCTTCGAGGTGGACGAACCCGTCCTCCAGCGGCTCGCGCGCCGGCTGCCGTGGGCGGAGGAGGTCCTCGCGCCGTCGCCCCGGGGCGCCGGCTACCGGCACTGGGACCTCTGGGAGACGAACCGGCGACTGCTGGTGGAGGCGGGCCTCGACCCCCGACGCATCGCCGTCGCGGCGCTGTGCACGGCCTGCGACACCGCGTCCTTCTTCTCCCACCGGGCCAGCGGCGGTCGAACGGGCCGCATGGCCGGCCTGATCGGCATCCGGCCGGGTATCCGGCCGGGTGGCTGA
- the ileS gene encoding isoleucine--tRNA ligase — protein sequence MDYRETLNLPKTDFPMRANLPRREPEIQRRWDAMDLYRRLREARRGRPRFVLHDGPPYANGDIHVGTALNKILKDVVVRYASMAGYDAPYVPGWDTHGLPIERRALEVLGVDRRAISPVELRNRCRDYALEQMNRQRQQFRRLGVLGDWERPYLTLDPEYEAKQIEVFGEMARRGYIYRSLYSVYWCPVDETALAEAEIEYREKTSPSIYVAFAVVDGRGRLPDGARLVIWTTTPWTIPANLAIAVHPEARYVAVETDRGPLVVAEPLVERVLQAAQLEERGRSGPWTGADLEGVTYRHPLFDRTSPVVLAEHVSMEEGTGLVHTAPGHGQEDFEVGRRYGLPVLSPVDDRGRFTEEAGPFAGLFYADANPHIVRALDDAGALLAEGTIRHQYAHCWRCRQPVIFRATTQWFASVEGFRRQALEAIDRVRWIPEWGRERIRNMVADRGDWCISRQRAWGVPIPVFYCEACQEPVITEASIRAVADLFRREGSNAWFQREAAEILPEGFACPHCGSRQGFRKETDIMDVWFDSGSSHAAVLETREELTWPADLYLEGSDQHRGWFQSSLLTAVATRGQAPYRAVLTHGFVVDGEGRKMSKSLGNVVDPNDVIRRYGADVLRLWAVSSDYRGDVRISEDILKQMAEVYRKIRNTLRFLLANLGDFDPGRDAVAYGELPELDRWALARLAQVTERVRRAYDEYQYHLVYHAIHNFCVTDLSAFYLDVLKDRLYASWPAAPERRAAQTVLYQLARTLTLLLAPVLCHTADEVWGHLPRGEGEPESVHLALMPDPQPAWRDEALLHRYETLLRVREAVYRVLEQARQDKVIEVPAEARVVIAGATGEQARVLERHMPELPELFLVAEVVVEPGHGRGTEPAAASAVPGALGGAAAVRDGGGVPADPARDAAAEGTGTGPAAGAQPEVAGTAGGGSVEARVDGLTVRVARSSLARCARCWRHVPGVGDDGDHPDLCPRCAQVVRRLQATPGTGRTAGA from the coding sequence ATGGACTACCGCGAGACGCTCAACCTGCCCAAGACCGACTTCCCCATGCGGGCCAACCTGCCCCGGCGGGAGCCCGAGATCCAGCGCCGCTGGGACGCGATGGACCTCTACCGGCGGCTGCGCGAGGCCCGCCGCGGGCGGCCGCGGTTCGTCCTGCACGACGGCCCGCCCTACGCCAACGGCGACATCCACGTGGGCACGGCCCTCAACAAGATCCTCAAGGACGTGGTGGTGCGGTACGCCTCCATGGCGGGCTACGACGCGCCCTACGTCCCGGGTTGGGACACCCACGGCCTGCCCATCGAGCGCCGTGCCCTGGAGGTGCTGGGCGTCGACCGGCGCGCCATCTCGCCCGTCGAGTTGCGGAACCGCTGCCGCGACTACGCCCTGGAGCAGATGAACCGGCAGCGCCAGCAGTTCCGCCGCCTGGGCGTGCTGGGCGACTGGGAGCGGCCCTACCTCACCCTGGATCCCGAGTACGAGGCCAAGCAGATCGAGGTCTTCGGCGAGATGGCGCGGCGCGGCTACATCTACCGCAGCCTCTACTCCGTGTACTGGTGTCCCGTGGACGAGACGGCGCTGGCGGAGGCGGAGATCGAGTACCGGGAGAAGACGTCGCCCTCCATCTACGTCGCCTTCGCCGTGGTCGACGGCCGCGGCCGCCTGCCGGACGGCGCCCGCCTGGTGATCTGGACCACCACGCCCTGGACGATCCCGGCCAACCTGGCCATCGCGGTCCACCCCGAGGCCCGCTACGTGGCGGTCGAGACCGACCGTGGGCCGCTGGTGGTGGCCGAGCCCCTCGTGGAGCGGGTGCTCCAGGCCGCCCAGTTGGAGGAACGCGGCCGCTCGGGCCCCTGGACCGGCGCCGATCTCGAGGGCGTCACCTACCGCCACCCCCTGTTCGACCGCACCTCGCCGGTGGTGCTGGCCGAGCACGTCAGCATGGAGGAGGGCACGGGGTTGGTCCACACGGCGCCGGGCCACGGCCAGGAGGACTTCGAGGTCGGTCGCCGCTACGGCCTGCCCGTGCTGAGCCCGGTGGACGACCGCGGCCGCTTCACCGAGGAGGCCGGGCCCTTCGCGGGCCTGTTCTACGCCGATGCGAACCCCCACATCGTGCGCGCCCTGGACGACGCGGGGGCGCTCTTGGCCGAGGGCACCATCCGGCACCAGTACGCCCACTGCTGGCGTTGCCGCCAGCCGGTGATCTTCCGCGCCACCACCCAGTGGTTCGCCTCGGTGGAGGGCTTCCGCCGGCAGGCCCTGGAGGCCATCGATCGAGTGCGCTGGATCCCGGAGTGGGGTCGGGAGCGCATCCGCAACATGGTGGCCGACCGCGGCGACTGGTGCATCTCCCGCCAGCGCGCCTGGGGCGTGCCGATCCCGGTCTTCTACTGCGAGGCCTGCCAGGAGCCGGTGATCACGGAAGCGAGCATCCGCGCGGTGGCGGACCTCTTCCGGCGGGAGGGCTCCAACGCCTGGTTCCAGCGGGAGGCGGCGGAGATCCTGCCCGAGGGCTTCGCCTGCCCCCACTGCGGCAGCCGCCAGGGGTTCCGCAAGGAGACCGACATCATGGACGTGTGGTTCGACTCCGGGTCGAGCCACGCCGCGGTGCTCGAGACGCGGGAGGAGCTGACCTGGCCCGCGGACCTCTACCTGGAGGGATCCGACCAGCACCGGGGCTGGTTCCAGTCGTCGCTGCTGACGGCGGTGGCCACCCGCGGCCAGGCGCCCTACCGGGCCGTGCTGACCCACGGCTTCGTGGTGGACGGCGAGGGCCGCAAGATGTCCAAGTCCCTGGGCAACGTGGTCGACCCCAACGACGTGATCCGGCGCTACGGGGCCGACGTGCTGCGCCTGTGGGCGGTCTCGTCGGACTACCGGGGCGACGTGCGGATCTCGGAGGACATCCTCAAGCAGATGGCCGAGGTCTACCGGAAGATCCGCAACACCCTGCGCTTTCTCCTGGCGAACCTGGGCGACTTCGACCCGGGCCGGGACGCCGTGGCCTACGGCGAGCTGCCCGAGCTCGACCGCTGGGCGCTGGCGCGGCTCGCCCAGGTGACGGAGCGGGTGCGCCGGGCGTACGACGAGTACCAGTACCACCTGGTCTACCACGCGATCCACAACTTCTGCGTCACCGATCTCAGCGCGTTCTACCTGGACGTGCTCAAGGACCGGCTCTACGCCTCCTGGCCGGCGGCCCCCGAGCGGCGGGCGGCCCAGACGGTGCTCTACCAGCTGGCGCGCACCCTGACCCTGCTGCTGGCGCCGGTGCTCTGCCACACGGCGGACGAGGTGTGGGGACACCTGCCGCGAGGGGAGGGCGAGCCGGAGAGCGTGCACCTGGCCCTGATGCCCGACCCCCAGCCCGCCTGGCGCGACGAGGCGCTGCTGCACCGGTACGAGACGCTGCTGCGGGTACGGGAGGCGGTCTATCGCGTCCTCGAACAGGCCCGCCAGGACAAGGTGATCGAGGTGCCGGCGGAGGCCCGGGTGGTGATCGCGGGGGCGACCGGCGAGCAGGCCCGGGTGCTGGAGCGGCACATGCCCGAGCTGCCGGAGCTGTTCCTGGTGGCCGAGGTGGTGGTCGAACCCGGCCATGGCCGCGGGACCGAGCCCGCGGCGGCGTCCGCGGTGCCGGGGGCGCTGGGGGGGGCCGCCGCGGTGCGGGACGGTGGCGGGGTGCCCGCCGACCCGGCGCGGGACGCGGCGGCCGAGGGGACCGGGACCGGGCCTGCCGCCGGGGCCCAGCCGGAGGTGGCAGGGACGGCCGGCGGCGGCTCCGTCGAGGCGCGGGTCGACGGCCTGACCGTCCGGGTGGCGCGGTCGTCCCTGGCGCGTTGTGCCCGCTGCTGGCGCCACGTCCCCGGCGTCGGGGACGACGGCGACCACCCCGACCTCTGTCCCCGCTGCGCCCAGGTGGTGCGCCGGCTCCAGGCGACGCCCGGGACGGGCCGCACCGCCGGAGCCTGA
- the sigG gene encoding RNA polymerase sporulation sigma factor SigG: MINKVEICGVNTAELPVLTNEQMRTLFQRMRQGDQEARQQLVQGNLRLVLSVIQRFNHRGEPVDDLFQVGCIGLMKAIDNFDLDQNVRFSTYAVPMIIGEIRRYLRDNTPIRVSRSLRDVAYKALQVRDQLTHRHGREPTLEEIARELGLPREEVVHALDAIQDPVSLFEPIYQDGGDPIYVVDQVSDDKQRDEQWLESIAVREAMSRLDEREQLIITKRFYQGKTQMEVANEIGISQAQVSRLEKAALQRMRKYM, encoded by the coding sequence ATGATCAACAAGGTTGAGATCTGTGGGGTGAATACCGCCGAACTCCCGGTGCTGACGAACGAACAGATGCGGACGCTGTTTCAGCGCATGCGCCAGGGCGATCAGGAGGCGCGGCAGCAACTGGTCCAGGGCAACCTGCGCCTCGTCCTCAGTGTCATTCAACGCTTCAATCATCGCGGCGAACCCGTTGACGACCTGTTTCAAGTGGGATGCATCGGCTTGATGAAGGCCATCGACAATTTCGATCTCGACCAGAACGTGCGCTTCTCCACCTATGCGGTGCCCATGATCATCGGCGAGATCCGCCGCTACCTGCGGGACAACACCCCGATCCGCGTCAGCCGCTCCCTGCGGGACGTGGCGTACAAGGCGCTCCAGGTGCGGGATCAGCTGACCCACCGGCACGGTCGGGAGCCGACCCTGGAGGAGATCGCCCGGGAGCTCGGGCTCCCGCGGGAGGAGGTCGTCCACGCCCTGGACGCCATCCAGGATCCCGTCTCCCTGTTCGAGCCGATCTACCAGGACGGCGGCGACCCCATCTACGTGGTCGACCAGGTCAGCGACGACAAGCAGCGCGACGAGCAGTGGCTGGAGAGCATCGCGGTTCGCGAGGCCATGTCCCGCCTGGACGAGCGCGAGCAGTTGATCATCACCAAGCGCTTCTACCAGGGCAAGACCCAGATGGAGGTCGCCAACGAGATCGGCATCTCCCAGGCGCAGGTCTCGCGACTGGAGAAGGCCGCCCTCCAGCGCATGCGCAAGTACATGTGA
- a CDS encoding YggS family pyridoxal phosphate-dependent enzyme: protein MSIAERVAAVRERIAAAAARAGRDPGAVTLVAVSKSVPVAAMREAYAAGIRHFGENRAQEARDKFPAFGDDVHWHFVGRLQTNKVKYIVRHCHLLHSLDRVALAQEVDRRASRCGRVLPCLVEVNVAGEATKAGLPPEKVIPFLQQVAGRPGLRVVGLMTVAPRADNPEEVRPVFRRLRQLLEEAAERCRGLPGIEMRHLSMGMTDDFEVAVEEGATIVRIGRAIFGERG, encoded by the coding sequence ATGAGCATAGCCGAACGGGTGGCCGCCGTGCGGGAGCGCATCGCCGCCGCGGCGGCGCGGGCGGGGCGGGATCCCGGGGCGGTCACGCTGGTGGCGGTGAGCAAGTCGGTGCCCGTCGCCGCGATGCGCGAGGCGTACGCCGCCGGGATCCGCCACTTCGGGGAGAACCGCGCCCAGGAGGCGCGGGACAAGTTCCCGGCCTTCGGCGACGACGTCCACTGGCACTTCGTGGGGCGGCTGCAGACCAACAAGGTGAAGTACATCGTCCGGCACTGTCATCTGCTCCACTCCCTGGACCGCGTGGCCCTGGCCCAGGAGGTCGACCGGCGTGCCAGCCGCTGCGGCCGGGTGCTGCCGTGTCTGGTGGAGGTCAACGTGGCGGGGGAGGCCACCAAGGCGGGCTTGCCGCCGGAGAAGGTCATCCCCTTTCTCCAGCAGGTGGCGGGTCGCCCCGGCCTGCGGGTGGTCGGCCTCATGACCGTGGCGCCGCGGGCCGATAACCCGGAAGAGGTGCGGCCGGTCTTCCGGCGGCTGCGGCAGCTCTTGGAGGAGGCCGCCGAGCGGTGCCGCGGCCTCCCGGGCATCGAGATGCGCCACCTGTCCATGGGCATGACCGACGACTTCGAGGTGGCGGTGGAAGAGGGTGCGACCATCGTACGCATCGGCCGGGCCATCTTCGGCGAGCGCGGATGA
- a CDS encoding YlmC/YmxH family sporulation protein, producing MLKTSDLRTRDVINIVDGRRLGWVGDVEIDLQTGRIQAIIVPGPARWFGLFGRDRDYVIPWEQIVRFGQDVILVNVPGFVDMEGAAVAGSEGVEAKTG from the coding sequence GTGCTCAAGACCTCCGACCTGCGCACCCGCGACGTGATCAACATCGTGGACGGGCGCCGGCTGGGCTGGGTGGGGGACGTGGAGATCGACCTCCAGACCGGGCGCATCCAGGCCATCATCGTGCCCGGGCCGGCCCGGTGGTTCGGCCTCTTCGGCCGCGACCGCGACTACGTGATCCCGTGGGAGCAGATCGTCCGCTTCGGTCAGGACGTGATCCTGGTCAACGTGCCGGGGTTCGTCGACATGGAAGGAGCCGCGGTCGCGGGAAGCGAAGGGGTGGAGGCAAAGACGGGATAG
- a CDS encoding aspartate/glutamate racemase family protein: MPAAPSSVPSPPGAPSAAASRPVRRDGSGRIEADYAARATAAALAGAGGPAIGILGGMGPEATVDLFAKIVRATPARVDQDHVRVVIDSNPKIPDRTAYLRGCGPDPVPAMVAGIQGLVALGARVILIPCNTAHVYFDRLQEASPVPILHIMREVARALAPGGDPAAGLAAGGPVGLLATELTVQSGLYHEALARVGLEVVVPDPPYQARVTRAIFGPDGIKAGVYAPARRRLLEAGAHLVERGARVLIAGCTELPLVLRPGDFSVPWVDPAEILARAALARVLGTPVEAGRR, from the coding sequence GTGCCCGCAGCCCCGTCCTCCGTGCCGTCTCCACCCGGCGCCCCGTCCGCGGCGGCCTCCCGGCCGGTTCGTCGGGACGGTTCGGGTCGCATCGAAGCGGACTACGCCGCCCGCGCCACCGCGGCCGCCCTTGCGGGCGCGGGCGGGCCGGCCATCGGCATCCTGGGGGGCATGGGGCCCGAGGCGACCGTCGACCTGTTCGCCAAGATCGTCCGCGCCACGCCGGCCCGGGTGGACCAGGACCACGTGCGGGTGGTCATCGACAGCAACCCGAAGATCCCCGACCGCACCGCCTACCTGCGCGGCTGCGGCCCGGACCCCGTGCCGGCCATGGTGGCGGGGATCCAGGGGCTGGTCGCCTTGGGGGCGCGCGTGATCCTGATCCCCTGCAACACCGCCCACGTGTACTTCGACCGGCTCCAGGAGGCGAGCCCGGTCCCGATCCTGCACATCATGCGGGAGGTCGCGCGGGCCCTGGCGCCCGGCGGCGACCCCGCGGCCGGGCTGGCCGCTGGCGGGCCCGTGGGCTTGCTGGCCACGGAATTGACGGTGCAGAGTGGCCTCTACCACGAAGCGCTGGCGCGAGTGGGCCTCGAGGTCGTGGTGCCCGATCCGCCGTACCAGGCACGGGTGACCCGGGCGATCTTCGGTCCCGACGGCATCAAGGCCGGGGTGTACGCCCCGGCGCGCCGGCGGTTGCTCGAGGCCGGTGCCCACCTGGTGGAGCGCGGCGCCCGGGTGCTGATCGCCGGCTGCACGGAGCTGCCCCTGGTCCTGCGGCCCGGCGACTTCTCCGTGCCGTGGGTCGATCCGGCGGAGATCCTGGCGCGGGCCGCCCTCGCCCGGGTCCTGGGGACGCCGGTGGAGGCGGGCCGTCGCTGA
- a CDS encoding DivIVA domain-containing protein, whose amino-acid sequence MALRPLDIHNKQFSRSFRGYNETQVDEFLEQVGREFDQVLRDNAALREQVDALNAKLEQYRQLEDTLHNTLVVAQETAEEVKASAQRQAELLINQARLEAEQIVQAARAKAEEMERRYQELLNNMKVARARMRAMLMAHLQLLDEEPGLAGGDEADAAAAVSEGDAGAAPGRDAADEPAALAAAAGATVHRSVGARGPARPGAGGQEGGREPGPARPPAQWGAAREVAAGRERTAGL is encoded by the coding sequence ATGGCCCTCAGGCCGCTGGACATCCACAACAAGCAGTTCTCCCGCTCCTTCCGCGGTTACAACGAGACCCAGGTGGACGAGTTCCTCGAGCAGGTGGGCCGGGAGTTCGACCAGGTGCTGCGGGACAACGCCGCCCTGCGCGAGCAGGTGGACGCGCTGAACGCCAAGCTGGAGCAGTACCGGCAGCTGGAGGACACGCTCCACAACACCCTGGTGGTCGCCCAGGAGACGGCGGAGGAGGTCAAGGCCAGCGCCCAGCGGCAGGCGGAGCTGCTGATCAACCAGGCGCGGCTGGAGGCCGAGCAGATCGTGCAAGCGGCCCGGGCGAAGGCGGAGGAGATGGAGCGCCGCTACCAGGAGCTGCTCAACAACATGAAGGTCGCGCGGGCGCGGATGCGGGCCATGCTGATGGCCCACCTGCAGCTCCTCGACGAGGAACCGGGGCTGGCGGGGGGCGACGAGGCCGATGCCGCGGCGGCGGTCTCGGAGGGCGACGCCGGTGCCGCCCCGGGCCGGGACGCGGCGGACGAACCGGCCGCCCTGGCGGCCGCCGCCGGGGCGACGGTCCACCGCAGTGTCGGCGCCCGGGGGCCGGCCCGCCCCGGCGCCGGCGGGCAGGAGGGGGGGCGCGAGCCCGGGCCGGCTCGTCCCCCGGCGCAGTGGGGTGCAGCCCGGGAGGTGGCGGCGGGCCGCGAAAGGACCGCCGGCCTTTAG
- a CDS encoding stage II sporulation protein R: MHHGQPAAARRPLTAGRTGARPQPGVGRWLRVAGWLALALFVAVTLGPRAAGHTPAVEPAASPPVPPIVRLHVVAHSDAARDQAVKLQVRDALLPLVTAAAAGVRTPEEVLQRVAAMAPQLEGRAEAVVRQAGLSYGARVEIGSFAFDRRELGGFVYPAGTYPAVRVVLGSGRGHNFWCVLFPGLCRVGDGGPAGAGADPATAVEPLGAVAAGASGTSARLATPVPGSGGEAASATPQALAGGAYAAPDGTAAGTADTAAVDPAGAGRPPETRWFLLEWWRGSVGSWWASLAAWQRAAAR; this comes from the coding sequence GTGCACCACGGCCAGCCGGCGGCCGCGCGCCGCCCCCTGACGGCCGGCCGGACCGGTGCGCGCCCGCAGCCGGGGGTGGGCCGCTGGCTCCGGGTCGCAGGGTGGCTGGCCCTCGCCCTCTTCGTTGCGGTCACCCTGGGCCCGCGGGCGGCCGGTCACACACCGGCGGTGGAACCGGCCGCGTCGCCGCCGGTACCGCCCATCGTCCGGCTCCACGTCGTCGCCCACAGCGATGCCGCCCGGGACCAGGCGGTCAAGCTCCAGGTGCGCGACGCCCTCCTTCCGCTGGTGACCGCGGCCGCCGCCGGGGTGCGCACGCCGGAAGAGGTCCTCCAGCGGGTGGCCGCGATGGCCCCCCAGCTGGAGGGCCGCGCCGAGGCGGTGGTCCGCCAGGCCGGCTTGTCGTATGGCGCGCGGGTCGAGATCGGATCCTTCGCCTTCGACCGCCGCGAACTGGGCGGTTTCGTCTACCCGGCCGGCACCTATCCCGCCGTCCGGGTGGTGCTGGGCAGCGGACGGGGTCACAACTTCTGGTGCGTCTTGTTCCCCGGGCTGTGCCGGGTGGGGGACGGCGGTCCCGCCGGCGCCGGCGCGGACCCGGCGACGGCCGTCGAGCCGCTGGGGGCCGTCGCCGCCGGCGCTTCGGGGACGTCCGCCAGGCTCGCCACCCCGGTCCCGGGAAGCGGGGGCGAAGCCGCCAGCGCGACCCCCCAGGCCCTGGCCGGCGGGGCCTACGCCGCGCCCGACGGGACCGCGGCGGGCACGGCCGACACCGCCGCGGTCGACCCCGCGGGGGCGGGGAGGCCGCCGGAGACCCGCTGGTTCCTCCTGGAGTGGTGGCGGGGCAGCGTCGGCAGCTGGTGGGCGTCGCTGGCCGCCTGGCAGCGCGCGGCGGCCCGCTAG